The following proteins are encoded in a genomic region of Haloarcula marina:
- a CDS encoding proteasome assembly chaperone family protein has product MAPRAFEIDTPSGTGTDNTLVLGQAHIGMASVTAVDYLVRHLPSTQIGRLSATELPGIAPFEEGKPRHHSRFYTLDETELTVLIEELFIPVTSARSYTDALLDWVTDQSIEEIVVLHGVPFPHGPEEHEVFHVATDAYRERRLADGSIPGLRGGFLDGVVGELITRSLENEGAGPDIGVFVTPTHSPGPDIDAALRLLDVLTDVYGFTVDETELRELGEQFSEYYEQLAERMAAISEGGETLGSHDYPEDRMYM; this is encoded by the coding sequence ATGGCCCCACGCGCATTCGAAATCGACACGCCGAGCGGCACGGGGACGGACAACACCCTCGTCCTCGGACAGGCCCACATCGGGATGGCCTCGGTGACAGCCGTCGACTACCTCGTCCGACACCTGCCGTCGACGCAAATCGGTCGCCTCTCCGCCACCGAACTGCCGGGTATCGCCCCGTTCGAGGAGGGGAAACCGCGACACCACAGCCGCTTTTACACGCTCGACGAGACGGAGTTGACCGTCCTCATCGAGGAACTGTTCATCCCCGTCACGAGCGCACGCTCGTACACCGACGCGCTGCTCGATTGGGTCACCGACCAATCTATCGAGGAAATCGTCGTGCTGCACGGCGTCCCGTTCCCGCACGGCCCCGAGGAACACGAGGTGTTCCACGTCGCCACCGACGCGTACCGCGAACGGCGACTCGCCGACGGGTCGATTCCGGGGCTTCGAGGCGGCTTTCTGGACGGCGTCGTCGGCGAACTCATCACCCGAAGCCTCGAAAACGAAGGGGCGGGACCAGATATCGGCGTCTTCGTCACGCCCACCCACTCGCCCGGTCCGGACATCGACGCCGCGCTCCGACTGCTGGACGTGCTGACGGACGTGTACGGCTTCACCGTCGACGAGACGGAACTCCGTGAACTCGGCGAGCAGTTCAGCGAGTACTACGAGCAGTTGGCCGAGCGCATGGCCGCGATATCGGAGGGTGGCGAGACGCTGGGAAGCCACGACTACCCCGAAGACCGGATGTACATGTAG
- a CDS encoding CARDB domain-containing protein yields the protein MGRSTLARLAVVVFASLLLCAVAAVGTGALAGSVETIPSGAVQAQQVDTETSTPSIPSTATAEPTATATPEPTPEPTATLEPTATPEPTPTATATPEPTPTATATPEPTPTATATPEPTPTATATPEPTPTATATPEPTPTATATPEPTPTATATPEPTATATPEPTPTATATPEPTPTATATPEPTPTATATPEPTPEPTPTATATPEPTPTATATPEPTPEPTPTATATPEPTPTDTSTPEPTPTDTSTPEPTPTATPTETPTPLFPPLFPSLPGTPTPTPEPTPTATATPAPTDTPTTPAPTDTPTATPEPTDTPAPTDTPTATPEPTDTPTATDTPAPTDTPTATPEPTDTPTATDTPTATPEPTDTPTATDTPAPTDTPAPTDTETPEDSGSDGGSSGSSSGDGGGPVVVNGNDVDDDDGGSASSSDPPQVGTPEPIVSSSSSDAGTSFLVRDASAGSTVSTSVSVDGPIVSSPALTLTDMRVTFASDQRISEATVGRPTPNPGSMPPLPRGDVIGYVPVETSVNDSDVERVDVALTVDAAAIPGDRGRDSIVVYRYANGSWEPLETSYDVSEARYRASANGFGNLAVASLAPGRIEVVNTTEPPDWASPGYNTSVSATVRNPGDRPAERQLTVTVDGRPIATKNVELQPGEERSVEFSFPATPGTVAVNDTVAGRMNVSDSEEWDQDPGTGFSTGEGPGFDLGLVAVVFVALVLAGTAVRVRRRFE from the coding sequence ATGGGTCGGAGTACGCTCGCTCGTCTTGCTGTCGTCGTTTTCGCGTCACTGCTGCTCTGTGCCGTGGCCGCTGTCGGAACGGGGGCGCTCGCAGGGTCTGTCGAGACGATTCCGAGCGGGGCGGTGCAGGCCCAACAGGTCGACACCGAAACGTCGACGCCGTCGATTCCGTCGACTGCGACGGCGGAGCCGACGGCAACTGCGACGCCGGAACCGACGCCCGAGCCAACTGCAACACTCGAACCGACAGCGACGCCGGAACCGACGCCGACGGCGACAGCCACACCCGAACCAACGCCGACGGCCACGGCAACACCCGAACCGACGCCAACGGCGACTGCGACGCCGGAACCAACGCCGACGGCCACGGCAACACCTGAACCAACGCCGACGGCCACGGCAACACCTGAACCAACGCCGACGGCCACGGCAACACCTGAACCAACGCCAACGGCGACTGCGACGCCGGAACCGACGGCGACTGCGACCCCGGAACCGACGCCGACGGCCACGGCAACACCCGAACCGACGCCAACGGCGACTGCGACGCCGGAACCAACGCCGACGGCCACGGCAACACCCGAGCCGACGCCGGAACCGACGCCAACGGCGACAGCCACACCAGAACCAACACCGACGGCGACAGCCACACCCGAGCCGACGCCGGAACCGACGCCAACGGCGACGGCAACACCCGAACCGACGCCAACCGACACGTCGACGCCGGAACCGACGCCAACCGACACATCGACACCGGAACCGACGCCGACGGCGACGCCGACTGAAACGCCGACGCCGCTGTTCCCACCGCTTTTCCCCTCGTTACCGGGGACGCCAACGCCGACGCCGGAACCGACGCCGACGGCGACAGCGACGCCCGCACCCACGGATACCCCCACCACGCCTGCACCCACGGATACCCCCACCGCGACCCCCGAACCGACGGATACGCCTGCCCCGACGGACACGCCGACAGCCACTCCAGAACCGACGGACACACCGACGGCGACGGACACGCCTGCCCCGACGGATACGCCGACAGCCACTCCCGAACCGACGGACACACCGACGGCGACGGACACGCCGACAGCCACTCCCGAACCGACGGATACACCGACGGCGACGGACACGCCTGCCCCGACGGATACGCCTGCCCCGACCGACACCGAGACGCCGGAGGATTCGGGGTCGGATGGCGGGTCGAGCGGGAGCAGTTCCGGCGACGGTGGCGGACCGGTCGTCGTCAACGGGAACGACGTCGATGACGACGACGGCGGAAGCGCGAGCAGTTCCGACCCGCCGCAGGTCGGCACGCCGGAGCCAATCGTCTCCTCGTCGTCGAGCGATGCGGGGACCAGTTTCCTCGTCCGCGACGCGTCGGCCGGGTCGACGGTCAGCACGTCGGTGTCGGTCGACGGCCCAATCGTGTCCTCACCGGCGCTGACCTTGACCGACATGCGCGTCACCTTCGCGAGTGACCAACGGATATCTGAGGCGACGGTCGGACGACCGACGCCGAACCCGGGGTCCATGCCGCCGCTACCCCGCGGTGACGTCATCGGGTACGTCCCGGTCGAGACGAGTGTCAACGACTCCGATGTCGAACGCGTCGACGTGGCGTTGACGGTCGACGCCGCCGCGATTCCCGGCGACCGGGGTCGGGACTCCATCGTCGTCTACCGCTACGCGAACGGCAGTTGGGAGCCGCTGGAGACGAGTTACGACGTGAGCGAAGCGCGCTATCGAGCGAGCGCCAACGGGTTCGGCAACCTCGCGGTGGCCTCGCTGGCACCCGGTCGCATCGAGGTGGTCAATACCACCGAACCGCCGGACTGGGCGAGTCCGGGGTACAACACGTCCGTCAGCGCGACGGTGCGAAATCCCGGCGACAGGCCCGCAGAGCGGCAACTGACCGTGACCGTCGACGGGCGGCCAATCGCGACCAAGAACGTCGAACTCCAACCGGGCGAGGAGCGGAGCGTCGAGTTCTCGTTCCCCGCGACGCCGGGGACCGTCGCGGTCAACGACACCGTCGCGGGGCGGATGAACGTCAGCGACAGCGAGGAGTGGGACCAAGACCCGGGAACCGGATTCTCGACGGGAGAGGGGCCGGGATTCGACCTCGGACTGGTGGCGGTGGTGTTCGTCGCCCTGGTCCTCGCGGGAACCGCAGTCCGGGTCCGGAGGCGATTCGAGTGA
- a CDS encoding SDR family NAD(P)-dependent oxidoreductase, whose protein sequence is MTLLDGQTAVVTGASSGIGRAIAREFAAHGADGVVVADVREDPKEGGDPTHELVEAETDAHARFVDCDVTDRDDVAAAVDAAADLGGLDVMVNNAGIWRAEEFLDVDLTEYNQLMEINLTGAFFGCQVAAERLAATGGGTIINISSIAGLFGNGNWPTYAASKGGLTTLTYSLAHKLADDGIRVNAIHPGGIETMIGGDAGTDPEQTAAFEEAVPLGRYGQPEEIGGAAVFLASDLASYVTGESLVVDGGWTSWR, encoded by the coding sequence ATGACACTACTCGACGGTCAGACCGCAGTCGTCACCGGCGCTAGCTCTGGAATCGGGCGCGCAATCGCTCGCGAATTCGCCGCACACGGCGCTGACGGCGTCGTCGTGGCCGACGTGCGAGAAGACCCCAAAGAGGGCGGCGACCCGACGCACGAACTCGTCGAAGCGGAGACGGACGCGCACGCCCGGTTCGTCGACTGCGACGTTACCGACCGTGATGACGTGGCGGCCGCAGTCGACGCCGCCGCCGACCTCGGCGGCCTCGACGTGATGGTCAACAACGCCGGTATCTGGCGGGCCGAGGAGTTCTTGGACGTCGACCTGACGGAGTACAATCAGTTGATGGAGATCAACCTCACCGGCGCGTTCTTCGGGTGTCAGGTCGCCGCCGAGCGCCTCGCGGCGACCGGCGGCGGGACCATCATCAACATCTCGAGCATCGCTGGCCTGTTCGGGAACGGCAACTGGCCGACGTACGCCGCCTCGAAGGGCGGACTGACCACGCTGACGTACTCGCTCGCCCACAAACTCGCCGACGACGGCATTCGAGTCAACGCGATTCACCCGGGCGGCATCGAGACGATGATCGGCGGCGACGCGGGGACCGACCCCGAACAGACCGCCGCCTTCGAGGAGGCGGTCCCGTTGGGTCGCTACGGCCAACCCGAGGAGATCGGCGGTGCCGCCGTCTTCCTCGCGAGCGACTTGGCGAGTTACGTGACCGGCGAATCGCTGGTCGTCGACGGTGGCTGGACCAGTTGGCGATAG
- a CDS encoding aldehyde dehydrogenase family protein, which translates to MACQNYIGGEWRDSTSGETMPSRNPAVPSEVVGEVPVSTVDDATAAVDAAAAAREAWAETPGPERGAILRETGRLLAERRDAIAETLVLEEGKTWSESTGEVQRAIDIFHYYAAKAADIGGTVKSSSSRATTLSVRTEPIGIVSAITPWNYPLGIPAWKVAPALATGNVVTLKPAENAAVTATALVECLDDAGLPDGVLNLVTGPGDTVGEALTTDDRVDAVSFTGSESVGDIVYRNAAPDQKRVQLEMGGKNPTVVTPDADLDAAVDIVGSGAFGVTGQACTACSRAVVHEAVYDEFLERIVEYAESLSLGPGMDDPDMGPQNSDSELSSTLEYIAVGRDEGAVLETGGRRAEDAGDGYFVEPTVFADVDPAMRIAQEEIFGPVLSVIPVSSYEEAVAVANGVEQGLSASIVTQNLREAHRFVDDIDAGVAKVNEKTTGLELHVPFGGMKASSSETYREQGDAALDFYTLSKTVYLNY; encoded by the coding sequence ATGGCGTGTCAGAACTATATCGGCGGCGAGTGGCGCGACTCGACGTCCGGTGAGACGATGCCGAGTCGAAACCCAGCGGTGCCGTCGGAAGTCGTCGGCGAAGTCCCCGTATCGACGGTAGACGACGCGACGGCGGCCGTCGACGCCGCGGCGGCCGCCCGGGAAGCGTGGGCCGAGACACCCGGCCCGGAACGCGGTGCGATTCTCCGCGAAACCGGGCGACTGCTCGCCGAGCGACGGGACGCAATCGCCGAGACGCTGGTGTTGGAGGAGGGGAAGACGTGGTCGGAGTCCACCGGGGAGGTCCAGCGAGCGATAGACATCTTCCACTACTACGCGGCGAAGGCCGCCGACATCGGTGGGACGGTCAAGTCCAGTAGTTCCCGAGCGACCACCCTCTCGGTGCGAACAGAACCGATCGGTATCGTCTCGGCTATCACGCCGTGGAACTACCCCCTCGGCATCCCGGCGTGGAAAGTCGCACCGGCGCTGGCGACCGGCAACGTCGTCACACTGAAACCCGCGGAGAACGCCGCGGTCACGGCCACTGCCCTGGTGGAATGCCTCGACGACGCGGGCCTCCCGGACGGCGTCCTCAACCTCGTGACCGGTCCCGGGGACACGGTCGGTGAGGCGCTCACGACCGACGACCGGGTGGACGCCGTCTCCTTCACCGGGAGCGAGTCGGTCGGCGACATCGTCTACCGGAACGCCGCGCCCGACCAGAAGCGCGTTCAGTTGGAGATGGGCGGGAAGAACCCCACCGTAGTCACGCCCGACGCCGACCTCGACGCGGCCGTCGACATCGTCGGGTCCGGCGCGTTCGGCGTCACCGGGCAGGCCTGTACCGCCTGCTCGCGGGCCGTCGTTCACGAGGCCGTCTACGACGAGTTCCTCGAACGCATCGTCGAGTACGCCGAGTCGCTCTCGCTCGGTCCGGGGATGGACGACCCGGACATGGGACCACAGAACAGCGACAGCGAACTATCGAGCACCCTCGAGTACATCGCCGTCGGGAGAGACGAAGGCGCGGTCCTCGAAACCGGTGGACGCCGCGCCGAAGACGCCGGTGACGGCTACTTCGTCGAACCGACCGTGTTCGCCGACGTCGACCCGGCCATGCGCATCGCCCAAGAGGAGATATTCGGACCGGTCCTGTCGGTCATCCCGGTCAGTAGCTACGAGGAGGCCGTCGCAGTCGCCAACGGCGTGGAGCAGGGACTCTCGGCCAGTATCGTGACACAGAATCTCCGAGAGGCGCACCGCTTCGTGGACGACATCGACGCTGGTGTCGCGAAAGTCAACGAGAAGACGACGGGTCTGGAACTACACGTCCCGTTCGGCGGCATGAAAGCCTCCTCCAGCGAGACGTACCGCGAACAGGGCGACGCCGCCCTCGACTTCTACACCCTCAGCAAGACGGTCTATCTAAATTATTGA
- a CDS encoding sodium-dependent transporter — MTAERWSSRIGFLLATVGAAVGLGNIWRFSAVVGQNGGGAYLVPYLLAALCCAVPLLVLELAVGRTLRTDVVSAFRAGGPRYAVFGWVVVLSVLLILSYYLVLTGWVLGFLLSYAVDRPTTFATFTAGWAPVGAFLVTTALTGGIVSLGVRDGIERAATVLLPTVFVALAGLAAYATTLAGWDRAVDFLFTPEFAVLADPGLWSAAVGQVFFSLSVGQGIMITYGGYVDDDTDLRRSAVLVTVADIGAALIAGLVIFPVVFTFGLEPALGTELAFRTLPSAFEAMPFGRWVAIAFFGLLFFAALSSAVAMLEVGVTTVATTTRADRPRATVALTAGMAVLGLPSALSYSPVSLSLWDVPVLDLVDGTVGTLALPVSALLLTLTFVYGADLDLVRRELGGLYPVVKYVVPAVLLVVTAATILGVTRPVWRLLTERTARPALALGVVLVLLCLGAVMRRPTR; from the coding sequence ATGACAGCCGAGCGGTGGTCCTCGCGAATCGGATTCCTGCTGGCGACGGTCGGTGCGGCGGTCGGTCTGGGGAATATCTGGCGGTTCTCTGCGGTCGTCGGACAGAACGGCGGCGGGGCCTACCTCGTTCCCTACCTCCTCGCGGCCCTCTGCTGTGCCGTGCCCTTGCTCGTCCTCGAACTGGCCGTCGGACGAACCCTCCGAACGGACGTGGTCTCGGCGTTTCGCGCCGGTGGTCCCCGCTATGCGGTCTTCGGATGGGTCGTCGTCCTCAGCGTGCTCCTCATCCTGAGCTACTACCTCGTGCTCACCGGGTGGGTGCTCGGCTTCCTCCTGTCGTACGCCGTCGACCGGCCGACGACGTTCGCCACCTTTACTGCCGGATGGGCACCCGTCGGCGCGTTTCTCGTCACCACGGCGCTGACCGGCGGCATCGTCTCGCTGGGCGTCCGCGACGGCATCGAACGAGCGGCGACGGTCCTGTTGCCGACGGTGTTCGTCGCCCTCGCCGGACTGGCGGCGTACGCGACGACGCTCGCCGGATGGGACCGTGCCGTGGATTTCCTCTTTACACCGGAGTTCGCCGTGCTCGCGGACCCCGGACTGTGGAGCGCCGCCGTCGGGCAGGTGTTCTTCTCGCTGTCCGTCGGACAGGGCATCATGATTACCTACGGCGGATACGTCGACGACGACACCGACTTACGACGGTCGGCGGTGCTCGTTACGGTCGCCGACATCGGGGCGGCGCTCATCGCAGGACTGGTCATCTTCCCGGTGGTGTTCACTTTCGGCCTCGAACCCGCGCTGGGGACGGAGTTGGCGTTCCGGACGCTCCCGTCGGCCTTCGAGGCGATGCCGTTCGGTCGCTGGGTCGCCATCGCCTTCTTCGGTCTCCTGTTTTTCGCCGCGCTGAGTTCGGCCGTCGCCATGCTGGAGGTCGGTGTCACCACCGTCGCGACGACCACGCGAGCGGACCGACCACGAGCGACGGTGGCACTCACCGCCGGGATGGCCGTGCTGGGCCTTCCCTCTGCACTCAGTTACAGCCCCGTCAGCCTCTCGCTGTGGGACGTGCCGGTCCTCGACCTCGTCGACGGGACGGTCGGCACCCTCGCGCTCCCGGTGTCGGCGCTGTTGCTCACTCTCACGTTCGTCTACGGGGCGGACCTTGACCTGGTTCGACGGGAACTCGGGGGTCTGTACCCGGTCGTCAAGTACGTCGTCCCGGCTGTCCTCCTCGTCGTCACCGCCGCGACGATACTGGGCGTGACCCGACCCGTGTGGCGACTCCTGACCGAGCGGACAGCCCGACCCGCACTCGCCCTCGGCGTGGTGCTGGTACTGTTGTGTCTCGGTGCGGTGATGCGCCGTCCAACTCGGTGA
- a CDS encoding peroxidase-related enzyme (This protein belongs to a clade of uncharacterized proteins related to peroxidases such as the alkylhydroperoxidase AhpD.), producing the protein MSDTDDPMRRFDVPDYDELPADLRERIDEETDRAGFTPNVFSAMAYRPSHFRAFFAYHDALVEDTELAREEVELLVVAVSGVNDCLYCVVAHGALLRIYADDPRLAEQVATNHRTADIGETHRAMLDFAVKLTERPAEVDDADIERLAEHGFSRRAIWDIGSVVAFFNLSNRLAQLADMRPNEAFYELGR; encoded by the coding sequence ATGAGTGACACAGACGACCCGATGCGGCGATTCGATGTTCCCGACTACGACGAATTGCCCGCCGACCTGCGCGAGCGAATCGACGAGGAGACCGACCGCGCGGGCTTTACCCCGAACGTCTTCTCGGCGATGGCGTACCGTCCCTCGCACTTCCGGGCGTTCTTCGCGTACCACGACGCCCTCGTCGAGGACACCGAACTGGCGCGTGAGGAAGTCGAACTACTGGTCGTCGCGGTCAGCGGCGTCAACGACTGCCTGTACTGCGTCGTCGCCCACGGCGCACTGCTCCGTATCTACGCCGACGACCCCCGACTGGCCGAACAGGTGGCGACGAACCACCGCACCGCGGACATCGGCGAGACGCATCGCGCGATGCTCGACTTCGCGGTGAAACTGACCGAGCGACCCGCCGAAGTCGACGACGCCGACATCGAACGGCTAGCAGAACACGGGTTCAGCCGTCGCGCTATCTGGGATATCGGGAGCGTCGTCGCCTTCTTCAACCTCTCCAATCGGCTGGCGCAACTGGCGGATATGCGGCCCAACGAGGCGTTCTACGAACTCGGTCGGTGA
- a CDS encoding NifU family protein has translation MSTETDDGDDLRERITNFLRRNFPQIQMHGGSAAIEEIDREDGSVTIRLGGACSGCGISPMTIQAIKTRMTKEIPEINEVIARTGMDQQEGMSGGAGMSPSFPGESRGGDISDDEGPEAPF, from the coding sequence ATGAGCACGGAGACAGACGACGGGGACGACCTGCGCGAGCGAATTACCAACTTCCTGCGCCGGAACTTCCCGCAGATCCAGATGCACGGCGGCAGCGCGGCCATCGAGGAAATCGACCGCGAAGACGGGAGCGTCACCATCCGCCTCGGTGGCGCGTGCTCGGGGTGTGGCATCTCGCCGATGACCATCCAGGCCATCAAGACGCGCATGACCAAGGAGATTCCCGAAATCAACGAAGTCATCGCGCGAACCGGGATGGACCAGCAGGAAGGGATGTCCGGCGGCGCGGGCATGAGTCCCTCGTTCCCCGGCGAGTCCCGCGGCGGCGACATCAGCGACGACGAAGGCCCCGAAGCCCCGTTCTGA
- a CDS encoding fumarylacetoacetate hydrolase family protein gives MQYYQLSDGDTDRLVASTDRGTYDLTAAKPQLASFRDLLVAASVAEVSPDDIAARHVESGNELAPERVDTDQTVPIHADEVWAAGVTYQISEEARREESDTPEMYLNVYDADRPEIFFKATPSRTVGPGEKVGIRRDSEWDVPEPELGIVLYEGETVGYTIGNDMSSRSIEGRNPLYLPQAKVYDRCCAIGPSVVTDIDDPHSLTLSMSIHRDGECVYSGETNTSEMVRTCEELVSCYTAHNAVPELAVLLTGTSLVPEEGFTLREDDRVDIDVEGIGTLSNPVTTV, from the coding sequence ATGCAGTACTACCAGCTCAGTGACGGAGATACCGATCGGTTGGTCGCTTCGACGGACCGGGGTACGTACGACCTCACCGCGGCGAAACCACAGTTAGCGTCGTTTCGCGACCTTCTCGTGGCGGCCAGCGTCGCCGAGGTGAGTCCGGACGATATCGCCGCCCGACACGTCGAATCGGGGAACGAACTCGCCCCGGAACGCGTCGACACCGACCAAACCGTGCCGATTCACGCCGACGAGGTGTGGGCGGCGGGCGTCACCTACCAGATTAGCGAGGAAGCGCGCCGAGAGGAGAGCGACACGCCGGAGATGTATCTGAACGTGTACGACGCCGACCGGCCGGAGATTTTCTTCAAAGCGACGCCGAGTCGAACCGTGGGGCCCGGAGAGAAAGTCGGCATCAGACGCGACTCCGAGTGGGACGTTCCCGAACCGGAACTCGGTATCGTCCTCTACGAAGGCGAGACGGTGGGGTACACCATCGGCAACGACATGAGCAGTCGCTCTATCGAGGGACGAAATCCGCTCTACCTGCCACAGGCGAAGGTGTACGACCGTTGCTGCGCTATCGGTCCGAGCGTCGTGACGGACATCGACGACCCGCACTCGCTGACGCTTTCGATGTCGATTCACCGCGACGGCGAGTGCGTCTACAGCGGCGAGACGAACACCAGCGAGATGGTGCGTACCTGTGAGGAACTCGTCTCGTGTTACACCGCGCACAATGCCGTCCCCGAACTCGCCGTGTTGCTCACCGGAACGTCGTTGGTGCCCGAGGAGGGGTTCACGCTCCGCGAGGACGACCGGGTCGACATCGACGTGGAGGGTATCGGGACGCTGAGCAACCCCGTAACGACTGTCTGA
- a CDS encoding halocyanin domain-containing protein, with product MPRDATSRRRYLRTVTIAGVLGLAGCGGGDGGSGDGGSGVTGDDYPTIDQWLTETDVGGADDTYDGSFADERDRNTVTVDVGAEGNGGAFAYAPSAVVVSVDTEIRWNWTGGGNPHNVEALPEEQLGESDYEFSSGEPEGGSGVKYTRTLDEPGVVLYHCEPHFSLGMKGGIAVE from the coding sequence ATGCCACGAGACGCGACTTCTCGACGACGGTATCTCCGGACGGTCACCATCGCGGGCGTCCTCGGCCTCGCAGGGTGTGGAGGTGGTGATGGCGGGAGCGGAGACGGCGGTTCGGGCGTCACCGGCGACGACTACCCCACCATCGACCAGTGGCTGACCGAGACGGACGTAGGCGGTGCGGACGACACGTACGACGGGTCGTTCGCCGACGAGCGCGACCGGAACACCGTCACCGTCGACGTGGGCGCGGAGGGGAACGGTGGGGCCTTCGCGTACGCGCCGTCCGCGGTGGTCGTCTCGGTGGACACCGAGATTCGGTGGAACTGGACGGGCGGGGGCAACCCCCACAACGTCGAGGCGCTCCCCGAGGAACAACTCGGCGAGTCCGACTACGAGTTCAGCTCCGGCGAACCAGAAGGCGGGTCCGGCGTGAAGTACACGCGCACACTGGACGAACCGGGGGTCGTTCTCTACCACTGCGAACCGCACTTCTCGCTGGGGATGAAGGGCGGCATCGCCGTCGAGTGA
- a CDS encoding carbohydrate ABC transporter permease, with product MATETQSQTAQSTDRSFADRIDAWLAEDMSPKRALAVYAVIGVYMTFLLLPVAYMVLATFTSADFLYSPRLVPALGDLTLQNYVSILSTGLFQQYFINSTIVATSTTLLTLVVGTLAAYSLSRFEYPGRNTLLFSFLGTQMLPRVLILIPFFLVMFSLSLIDSLLGIVIAHSVLGIPLGTWLLKGYFDDIPKSLDEAAKMDGCSHLDILWRIIIPMSLPGITVAGFYTFILSWNDFLFVSILSQTAATRTLPFGLQLFQSQNTVAWELLLTAATITMIPVVVLFAVFQRWVVEGLATGGMKGT from the coding sequence ATGGCTACCGAAACGCAATCACAGACGGCCCAATCGACCGACCGCTCGTTCGCCGACCGAATAGACGCGTGGCTCGCCGAAGACATGTCGCCGAAGCGCGCACTGGCGGTGTACGCCGTCATCGGCGTCTACATGACGTTCCTGTTGCTCCCGGTCGCGTACATGGTGCTGGCGACGTTCACGTCGGCGGACTTCCTCTACTCGCCGCGACTCGTGCCCGCGCTGGGTGACCTGACGCTCCAGAACTACGTCTCGATTCTCTCGACGGGACTGTTCCAGCAGTACTTCATCAACTCGACCATCGTCGCCACGTCGACGACGCTGCTGACGCTGGTCGTCGGGACGCTGGCGGCCTATTCGTTGTCGCGGTTCGAGTACCCGGGACGGAACACGCTGCTGTTCTCGTTCCTCGGGACGCAGATGCTCCCGCGGGTGCTCATCCTCATCCCCTTCTTCCTCGTGATGTTCTCGCTGAGCCTCATCGACTCGCTGCTCGGCATCGTCATCGCCCACTCCGTGCTGGGCATCCCGCTCGGCACGTGGCTGCTGAAGGGGTACTTCGACGACATTCCGAAGTCGCTCGACGAGGCGGCGAAGATGGACGGGTGTTCGCATCTGGACATCCTCTGGCGCATCATCATCCCGATGTCGCTGCCGGGCATCACCGTCGCCGGGTTCTACACCTTCATCCTCTCGTGGAACGACTTCCTGTTCGTCTCCATCCTCTCACAGACGGCGGCGACCCGAACGCTCCCCTTCGGTCTGCAACTGTTCCAGTCGCAGAACACCGTCGCGTGGGAGCTACTACTCACCGCCGCGACCATCACGATGATTCCCGTCGTCGTGCTGTTCGCCGTGTTCCAGCGGTGGGTCGTCGAGGGCCTCGCCACCGGCGGCATGAAGGGGACCTGA